From the genome of Victivallis lenta:
CTGCTCGCCTTCCTCGGGGACGGCTCCGGCGCCGGCGTGCTGGCGGAGGCGATCGCCGCCGCCGAATGGGACGAGGGGTGGGATTATCACGGCATGGGGCAGTTCGGCAGGTCGGCCAGTCCGCTCGACGTGCTCATCATGGCCTACGCGCGCACCGGCGGCGACGGAGGTGTCGTGCTCGATAAACTCGCACGGCTCGCCCCGGTTTCGGAATTCTCGCATTTCCGCGCGGTGTCGCTCTACCTGATCGCGCACCCCTGCCCCGAAGCGGCGGAGCCGCTGGAACGCCTGCTGCGGACGGAAGGCTTTTCCGGCCACGCCATCCGGAATCTGCGCGATGTGCTGCGCGGCGTGCGCGGCTCGGTCATCGACACGACCGTGCGCAACGCCCAGCTGAAGGAGCTGTATGCGGCCAAGGCCCTGCAGAGCTGCGACCCGGCCTCCCCGCTCGCCGGGGAAATTCTGGAACAGTACCGGAATTCGATGCAGGCCTGCTACGCCTTGTTTGCCTGACGCGGACGCGAAAGGCGGAAGGAAAAGCTTATCGGGCCAGCGAGCGGTGGTAGTTCAGGATTCCGGCCGCAATGCCGCGCGCGAGCTTGTCCTGATAGGCGGCGCTGCCGAGATTCGCCTCGTCGTAGCGGTTCGACACGAAGCCGACCTCAACCAGAGCGGCCGGGCAGCGCACATCGCGCAGAACCGCGAAGCGCGCGAATTTCACGCCGCGGTCGGTCGTCCTGGTCTGCGCCAGCATCGAACGCTGGATGTTGTAGGCCAGCAGGAAGTTCTGCGGGTTCTTCGCATTCCCGGCGTATTTGCGGGGATCCGGCTTTCCGCTGTTGCTCGATGCGGCTCCCTCCGGCGTGAGGCAGAAGGTTTCGATGCCGCGCACGCTCCGGTCCGCAGCGGAATTGACGTGGATCGACACGAACAGATCCGCCTTGGCCCGGTTCGCATAGGCGCTGCGCGCATCGAGCGAAAGCGTCGCGTCGCGCGTGCGGGTCAAATCGACCTTGTAACCATAGGAGCGCAGAATGCGGGCCACGCGGTTGGTCAGATTCAGCGTGATCGTCTTCTCCTGCAAACGCTGTCCGGCGGTCCCCCGGTCGCGTCCGCCGTGGCCCGGATCGAGCACGATCCGGCCGACCGGATGCTTGTAGACGCGCTTCGACCCGAGATACGGCGCCAGAACATTGTTGTAGTCAATCTGGCCGATGTACGGCGTCTGTCCCTGCCGGAGCAGCGGAAAACAGAGATTGACCCGGACGTTGTTGAAATAGGCGTAACGTTTGTCCGGCTGGAAAACCAGGCGGTTCTTTCCCTGCGTCAGCACGATCTGCGAAGCGCTCCGGCTGACCGACGCGCCGAAGCCGGCGGCCGCGTCGAGCAGATTCACGTTGCGCCGCCCGTTCGACCAGATCGAACGCAGCCGCACCGGAGCGGCCTCAAGCACCGCGCCGCCGAACAGAAAACAGGAGAAAATCAACAGCAGCAGAGACTTGCAGAACCGTTTCATCATCTTCCCTACAGCTTCTCCAACCGAACCTGTTCGACCCGGTCGTCGACGGGAGGATACATCGCCGGAACCCCGGGGCCGATCTCCACATATTCGGCGAGAGAGCCGAGCACGAATGCCTTCGCCTCGCAGAGCGCGCTTTTCCACGGCATCTCGAGCGCGAGCGCGGCGGCCAGCGCCGAAGAGAGCGTGCAGCCGGTTCCATGCGACTGGCCGCGATCCGGCAGGCGCTTCGACGAAAGCCGGTAGACACAGCCCTCCCGGCAGATGAAATCGTTCGCGAATCTGCCGGCCGGCGCGTGTCCGCTCTTCAGCAGGACGGCGGCGCCCCAGCGCTCATG
Proteins encoded in this window:
- a CDS encoding N-acetylmuramoyl-L-alanine amidase family protein; protein product: MMKRFCKSLLLLIFSCFLFGGAVLEAAPVRLRSIWSNGRRNVNLLDAAAGFGASVSRSASQIVLTQGKNRLVFQPDKRYAYFNNVRVNLCFPLLRQGQTPYIGQIDYNNVLAPYLGSKRVYKHPVGRIVLDPGHGGRDRGTAGQRLQEKTITLNLTNRVARILRSYGYKVDLTRTRDATLSLDARSAYANRAKADLFVSIHVNSAADRSVRGIETFCLTPEGAASSNSGKPDPRKYAGNAKNPQNFLLAYNIQRSMLAQTRTTDRGVKFARFAVLRDVRCPAALVEVGFVSNRYDEANLGSAAYQDKLARGIAAGILNYHRSLAR